One Halobaculum roseum DNA segment encodes these proteins:
- the tbsP gene encoding transcriptional regulator TbsP produces the protein MTENVFERSMGAALETLFDRSAGELVIVDPNAAVIESLVDAGSEYDDELPTLNVLADGRMLKDVMDDFLVAGDAADLVDAGSMTLRELDGDADNTLVAGEDELYAVVSAGEHVAALAADDESFAADAYETYRDQWADAEAFNLRTPALSRVRETLDEDIGEAARADFDSVLASLETARGDGDGLDEVTISLLVAAKNDVLLYDISKWGEDVGIASKATFSRTKTRLEDLGLIDTEKVPIDVGRPRLRLKLGDDRLRDASSDELASVAHRLLN, from the coding sequence ATGACCGAGAACGTATTCGAGCGATCGATGGGCGCCGCCCTCGAGACGCTCTTCGATCGATCGGCCGGCGAGCTCGTGATCGTCGACCCCAACGCCGCGGTGATCGAGTCGCTCGTCGACGCGGGATCCGAGTACGACGACGAGCTACCGACGCTGAACGTGCTCGCGGACGGCCGCATGCTCAAGGACGTGATGGACGACTTCCTCGTCGCCGGCGACGCCGCCGACCTGGTCGACGCCGGGTCGATGACGCTGCGCGAGCTCGACGGGGACGCGGACAACACGCTCGTCGCCGGCGAGGACGAGCTGTACGCCGTCGTCTCGGCGGGCGAGCACGTCGCCGCGCTCGCGGCCGACGACGAGTCGTTCGCCGCCGACGCGTACGAGACGTACCGCGACCAGTGGGCGGACGCGGAGGCCTTCAACCTCCGAACGCCGGCGCTCTCGCGCGTCCGCGAGACGCTGGACGAGGACATCGGCGAGGCGGCCCGCGCCGACTTCGACTCGGTGCTCGCGTCGCTGGAGACCGCCCGCGGCGACGGCGACGGCCTCGACGAGGTAACCATCTCCCTGCTCGTGGCCGCGAAGAACGACGTGCTGCTGTACGACATCAGCAAGTGGGGCGAGGACGTGGGCATCGCCTCGAAGGCGACCTTCTCGCGGACGAAGACCCGCCTGGAGGACCTGGGGCTCATCGACACCGAGAAGGTCCCCATCGACGTGGGGCGCCCCCGCCTGCGCCTGAAGCTCGGCGACGATAGGCTCCGCGACGCCTCCAGCGACGAGCTGGCGAGCGTCGCCCACCGACTGCTGAACTAA
- a CDS encoding YcaO-like family protein — translation MDIAIVGPDPAAEPLRGAFADIEANVMEVEAGLLDGFDFAVVVGTTGDDTFRTATRLVDDWVAVEIGGIGGRAIEGLDAAVTVFSAETGCYDCLRDRVRANVPSTDATPRGTRSAVRFAGALAGRRAIQHLSGDGVAGTVTEVDGAERTFLPSPGCDCGAAPTGFELRAPAEPVDLDDAVDRMDRAVDDRLGIVTDVGERESVPAPYYIARTTDTAAFADTRCAEFAAGVAADWDAAYAKAIGEGLERYCAGTYRASSFRSAPTAGVVDAVPVGRFVRPADAETPDPEDHVPWISGIDLSTRESASLPAEFVVFPPPDERFAPAITTGLGLGNSTAEAALSGLYETVERDASMLSWYSTFEPMGLAVDDEGFETLRKRARAEDLSVTTLLLTQDVDVPVVGVAVHRDAGTGEWPRFAMGSAADLDAAAAARSALAEALQNWMELRAMGPEQANQEEGAIGSYADFPERVREFVSPEVTVPAADVSDDEATDLDGVAEVEAVVDRLGDADLDAYAARLTTRDVAVLGFEGVRVLVPEAQPLFTAEPFFGDRLETVSASMGFDPEPEKAYHPFP, via the coding sequence ATGGACATCGCAATCGTCGGTCCCGACCCCGCCGCCGAGCCGCTGCGGGGCGCCTTCGCCGACATCGAGGCGAACGTGATGGAGGTGGAGGCCGGCCTCCTGGACGGGTTCGACTTCGCGGTCGTCGTCGGCACGACCGGCGACGACACCTTCCGCACCGCGACGCGGCTGGTCGACGACTGGGTCGCCGTCGAGATCGGCGGGATCGGCGGCCGCGCGATCGAGGGGCTCGACGCCGCGGTCACCGTCTTCTCCGCCGAGACCGGCTGTTACGACTGCCTGCGCGACCGGGTTCGCGCCAACGTCCCCTCGACGGACGCGACGCCGCGGGGCACCCGAAGCGCCGTCCGCTTCGCGGGGGCGCTCGCCGGCCGACGCGCCATCCAGCACCTCTCGGGGGACGGGGTCGCCGGCACCGTCACCGAGGTGGACGGGGCCGAGCGGACGTTCCTCCCGTCGCCGGGGTGCGACTGCGGCGCCGCGCCGACGGGGTTCGAGCTTCGCGCGCCCGCGGAGCCGGTCGACCTCGACGACGCCGTCGACCGGATGGACCGCGCGGTCGACGACCGCCTCGGGATCGTCACGGACGTGGGCGAGCGCGAGTCGGTGCCGGCGCCGTACTACATCGCGCGGACGACCGACACCGCGGCGTTCGCCGACACGCGCTGTGCGGAGTTCGCCGCCGGCGTCGCCGCCGACTGGGACGCCGCGTACGCGAAGGCGATCGGCGAGGGGCTGGAGCGCTACTGTGCCGGGACCTACCGCGCGTCGTCGTTCCGGTCGGCGCCTACGGCGGGTGTCGTCGACGCCGTCCCGGTGGGCCGGTTCGTGCGCCCGGCCGACGCCGAGACACCCGACCCCGAGGATCACGTCCCGTGGATCTCCGGGATCGATCTGTCGACCCGCGAGTCGGCGTCGCTGCCGGCGGAGTTCGTCGTGTTCCCGCCGCCCGACGAGCGGTTCGCCCCGGCGATCACGACCGGGCTCGGGCTCGGGAACTCGACGGCCGAGGCGGCGTTGTCGGGGCTGTACGAGACCGTCGAGCGCGACGCCTCGATGCTGTCGTGGTACTCGACGTTCGAGCCGATGGGGCTGGCCGTCGACGACGAGGGGTTCGAGACGCTGCGCAAGCGGGCGCGCGCCGAGGACCTCTCGGTGACGACGCTGCTGCTCACGCAGGACGTGGACGTGCCCGTCGTCGGGGTGGCCGTCCACCGCGACGCCGGAACCGGGGAGTGGCCGCGGTTCGCGATGGGGTCGGCCGCGGACCTCGACGCCGCGGCCGCGGCCCGGAGCGCGCTCGCGGAGGCGCTGCAGAACTGGATGGAGCTGCGCGCGATGGGGCCCGAGCAGGCGAATCAGGAGGAGGGCGCGATCGGCTCGTACGCGGACTTCCCGGAGCGTGTTCGGGAGTTCGTCTCGCCCGAGGTGACGGTCCCGGCCGCGGACGTGAGCGACGACGAGGCGACCGATCTGGACGGCGTCGCCGAGGTCGAGGCCGTCGTCGACCGCCTCGGCGACGCCGACCTCGACGCCTACGCCGCGCGCCTCACCACCCGCGACGTGGCGGTCCTCGGCTTCGAGGGCGTTCGCGTGCTCGTCCCGGAGGCGCAGCCGCTGTTCACCGCCGAGCCCTTCTTCGGCGACCGGCTGGAGACCGTTTCGGCGTCGATGGGCTTCGATCCGGAGCCCGAGAAGGCGTATCATCCGTTTCCGTGA